The Nitriliruptor alkaliphilus DSM 45188 genome includes a region encoding these proteins:
- a CDS encoding sulfotransferase family protein yields MLAQGRALRVFNGVGGVVSRLGWGPGLDEAELIAAARRRTGLSDLGDEGFREGLGVLLASLEGEAQLTTLGRLAARTRIVGLLETRLRLVDHQRCHPEVADERVERPLFVLGLPRTGTTVLYGMLAADPSMRSPATWEVSRPFPPPAADDPDRIAAMDRDLARFRRIAPGIDHIHPLGARLPQECLALQAPQFASYEFVTAFPVPSYWTWLRQADLVPAYRFERQFLQYLQSARRGRHWILKTPGHLMWLDALLEVFPDAMLVQTHRDPSEVLASVSSLMCAMRSSVSGAVDPHQVGREQLDAWVWGLERTMQVRDRLPDDRVVDVRYEDTVRDPVGTTRHIYDRLGLEVTPAVEEGVRAYLTDNPRDKHGSHRYTLDEFGLDADEVDAAFAGYRGRFMVDA; encoded by the coding sequence GTGTTGGCGCAGGGTCGGGCGTTGCGGGTGTTCAACGGCGTGGGTGGGGTGGTGTCGCGCCTCGGGTGGGGGCCCGGGCTCGACGAGGCGGAGCTCATCGCGGCGGCGCGGCGTCGCACCGGGCTGTCCGACCTCGGCGACGAAGGGTTCCGCGAGGGGCTCGGGGTCCTGCTGGCGTCGCTCGAGGGTGAAGCGCAACTGACCACGCTCGGGCGGCTCGCCGCGCGAACGCGGATCGTCGGGCTGCTCGAGACGCGGCTGCGCCTGGTGGACCACCAGCGGTGCCACCCCGAGGTGGCCGACGAGCGGGTCGAACGCCCGTTGTTCGTCCTCGGGTTGCCTCGGACCGGGACGACCGTGCTGTACGGGATGCTCGCCGCCGACCCGTCGATGCGATCCCCGGCCACCTGGGAGGTCAGCCGGCCGTTCCCTCCGCCCGCCGCGGACGACCCCGACCGCATCGCCGCCATGGACAGGGACCTGGCGCGGTTCCGTCGGATCGCGCCCGGGATCGACCACATCCACCCGCTCGGCGCGCGCCTGCCCCAGGAGTGCCTCGCGTTGCAGGCGCCGCAGTTCGCCTCCTACGAGTTCGTCACGGCCTTCCCGGTGCCGTCGTACTGGACCTGGCTGCGTCAGGCCGACCTCGTCCCGGCCTATCGCTTCGAGCGCCAGTTCCTGCAGTACCTGCAGTCCGCCCGGCGCGGGCGGCACTGGATCCTGAAGACCCCCGGCCACCTGATGTGGCTGGATGCGCTCCTCGAGGTCTTCCCCGACGCGATGCTGGTCCAGACCCACCGCGACCCCAGCGAGGTGCTCGCGTCGGTCTCGAGCCTGATGTGCGCGATGCGCAGCTCAGTGAGCGGCGCGGTCGACCCCCACCAGGTCGGGCGCGAACAGCTCGACGCGTGGGTGTGGGGGCTGGAACGAACGATGCAGGTCCGCGACCGGTTGCCCGACGACCGGGTCGTCGACGTCCGTTACGAGGACACCGTCCGCGACCCGGTCGGCACCACGCGCCACATCTACGACCGGCTCGGCCTCGAGGTGACACCTGCGGTCGAGGAGGGCGTGCGCGCCTACCTGACCGACAACCCCCGCGACAAGCACGGCAGCCACCGCTACACCCTCGACGAGTTCGGTCTCGACGCCGACGAGGTCGACGCCGCCTTCGCCGGCTACCGGGGACGGTTCATGGTGGACGCGTGA
- a CDS encoding acetoacetate decarboxylase family protein, with protein sequence MTTYRIDDRTVTMPVEVRDASAATVLFEVDATAGQELLPATFEVAETSPGRTNLAIALVDYRDNDLGAYLEVGIILFVQPTGGGEVGNFIVHLPVDQPFTCEAGRRIWGFPKTLQTIDRTDGAGTTTWTLTMDGEHVLTLTAPRGGDAEAPRLPMTSYTLIDGAPHATAFTQWGTGSGVVAGGAGVHLELGSHPVAKELASLGLPTGAALSTWTEHMQATFETPRPLA encoded by the coding sequence GTGACCACCTACCGGATCGACGACCGCACCGTGACGATGCCCGTCGAGGTGCGCGATGCCAGCGCCGCCACGGTGCTGTTCGAGGTCGACGCGACCGCCGGCCAGGAGTTGCTGCCCGCCACCTTCGAGGTCGCCGAGACCTCACCCGGCCGGACCAACCTCGCGATCGCCCTCGTCGACTACCGCGACAACGACCTCGGCGCCTACCTCGAGGTCGGCATCATCCTCTTCGTCCAGCCGACCGGCGGCGGCGAGGTCGGCAACTTCATCGTCCACCTGCCCGTCGACCAGCCGTTCACCTGCGAGGCCGGGCGTCGGATCTGGGGGTTCCCCAAGACCCTCCAGACGATCGACCGCACCGACGGGGCGGGCACCACCACCTGGACGCTGACGATGGACGGCGAACACGTCCTGACCCTCACCGCACCTCGCGGCGGCGACGCCGAGGCGCCCCGGCTGCCGATGACGTCCTACACGCTGATCGACGGTGCGCCCCACGCCACGGCCTTCACCCAGTGGGGGACCGGATCGGGGGTGGTCGCCGGCGGCGCCGGGGTGCACCTGGAGCTCGGTTCACACCCGGTCGCGAAGGAACTGGCGTCCCTCGGGCTACCGACCGGCGCGGCGCTGTCGACGTGGACCGAGCACATGCAGGCGACCTTCGAGACGCCCCGGCCGCTGGCGTGA
- a CDS encoding SDR family NAD(P)-dependent oxidoreductase produces the protein MLLTGASRGIGAALAEAFAARGAELALVARPSPQLDAVAERTGGTAHPCDLTDLAALPGLVERVGPVDVLVNNAGVSGVGWFVDRTLAEIEQVVTLNLRAPVHLCRLVLPGMLARGRGQIVNLSSMAAVFAPPGLVTYGASKAGLSHFTAGLRADLRDDPITFTTVTLASVATDMDDEARRYGPLRVLAEDSGGRDVTPMEDLVAATVDAIERDRPEVRVPKVMAPLAVLTNAPRKVGRLVFRRAPAKELRVP, from the coding sequence GTGCTGCTGACCGGTGCCTCGCGCGGCATCGGTGCGGCGCTGGCGGAGGCGTTCGCGGCCCGTGGGGCGGAGCTGGCGCTGGTCGCCCGCCCGTCCCCACAGCTCGACGCGGTCGCGGAACGGACCGGTGGCACCGCTCACCCGTGCGACCTGACCGACCTCGCGGCGCTCCCAGGACTGGTCGAGCGCGTCGGTCCGGTCGACGTGTTGGTCAACAACGCCGGCGTGTCGGGGGTCGGCTGGTTCGTGGACCGCACCCTGGCCGAGATCGAGCAGGTCGTGACCCTGAACCTGCGGGCGCCCGTGCACCTGTGCCGGCTGGTCCTGCCCGGCATGCTCGCCCGCGGGCGAGGGCAGATCGTCAACCTGTCGTCGATGGCCGCGGTGTTCGCCCCGCCGGGCCTCGTCACCTACGGGGCGTCGAAGGCCGGCCTGTCCCACTTCACCGCCGGGCTGCGGGCCGACCTGCGCGACGACCCCATCACCTTCACGACCGTCACCCTGGCGTCCGTGGCCACGGACATGGACGACGAGGCGCGCCGCTACGGGCCGCTCCGGGTGCTGGCCGAGGACAGCGGCGGGCGCGACGTCACGCCGATGGAGGACCTGGTCGCGGCGACCGTGGACGCCATCGAGCGCGACCGGCCGGAGGTCCGCGTGCCCAAGGTGATGGCCCCGTTGGCCGTCCTGACCAACGCGCCACGCAAGGTCGGCCGGCTGGTGTTCCGACGCGCACCCGCCAAGGAGCTGCGTGTGCCGTGA
- a CDS encoding ABC transporter permease, translating to MTTAAAHTTTDRQAASDLERIVAATLPISERPAEPSRLATSLTFTWRALLKIKHVPEQLMDVTVFPVMMLLMFTYLFGGAVAGSTADYMQDVLPGIVVMQITWISMYTGHTLNTDLHKGVHDRFRSLPIWRPATLVGPLLADAVRYALATAVILGLGLILGFRAGAGVPGVFGALALLLVFSFSLSWLWTLVGIVMRSENAVFTTGNMVMFPLTFLSNVFVPVESLPGWLQGFVKVNPISILTTAVRNLMHGQPAGGDVALVLAISAGLVAVFGPLTMRAYRREA from the coding sequence ATGACGACCGCCGCGGCCCACACCACCACCGACCGACAGGCGGCCAGCGACCTCGAGCGCATCGTGGCTGCCACCCTGCCGATCAGCGAGCGGCCGGCCGAGCCGTCGCGCCTGGCGACCTCGCTGACCTTCACGTGGCGGGCGCTGCTGAAGATCAAGCACGTCCCCGAGCAGCTCATGGACGTGACCGTCTTCCCGGTCATGATGCTGCTGATGTTCACCTACCTGTTCGGCGGCGCCGTCGCGGGTTCCACCGCCGACTACATGCAGGACGTGCTGCCCGGCATCGTGGTCATGCAGATCACCTGGATCAGCATGTACACCGGCCACACCCTCAACACCGACCTGCACAAGGGCGTCCACGACCGCTTCCGATCGCTGCCGATCTGGCGGCCGGCGACCCTCGTCGGACCGTTGCTCGCCGACGCGGTGCGCTACGCGCTGGCGACGGCGGTCATCCTGGGCCTCGGGCTGATCCTCGGGTTCCGGGCCGGCGCCGGGGTGCCGGGTGTGTTCGGGGCGCTGGCGCTGCTGCTGGTGTTCTCCTTCAGCCTGTCGTGGCTGTGGACCCTGGTGGGCATCGTGATGCGCTCCGAGAACGCGGTCTTCACGACGGGCAACATGGTGATGTTCCCCCTGACCTTCCTCAGCAACGTGTTCGTCCCCGTCGAGAGCCTGCCGGGCTGGCTGCAGGGCTTCGTGAAGGTCAACCCGATCTCGATCCTGACGACGGCCGTCCGCAACCTGATGCACGGCCAGCCGGCCGGCGGCGACGTCGCGCTGGTGCTGGCCATCAGCGCCGGGCTGGTCGCCGTGTTCGGACCGCTGACCATGCGGGCCTACCGCCGGGAGGCCTGA
- a CDS encoding ATP-binding cassette domain-containing protein gives MQSPSAPPRTSPTPTPTTTELAVETAGLVRTFGDVRAVDGVDLTIPAGGVYGFLGPNGAGKTTTLRMLATLLAPTAGEARIFGADVRRDGTEVRRRVSLTGQFASVDEDLTGLENLVLVARLLGFRRDAATDRARQLLDAFDLADAAGRQVKKYSGGMRRRLDIAASIVVTPDLLFLDEPTTGLDPRSRGQVWDIVRALVTGGTTVLLTTQYLDEADKLADRIAVIDHGRVIAEGTSGDLKASVGGGALHVRLRDADQRPAAEGLLADALGVPVQREADPVALAARVTDPSRVAHALTRLADAGVATTEFALGQPSLDEVFLALTGRPAEPTTETEDAR, from the coding sequence ATGCAGTCACCCAGCGCCCCACCGCGAACCTCCCCCACACCGACACCCACCACGACCGAGCTGGCCGTCGAGACGGCGGGCCTCGTGCGCACCTTCGGTGACGTCCGGGCGGTCGACGGGGTCGACCTCACCATCCCCGCCGGCGGCGTGTACGGCTTCCTCGGCCCCAACGGTGCCGGGAAGACCACGACCCTGCGCATGCTGGCCACGCTCCTCGCCCCGACCGCCGGCGAGGCCCGCATCTTCGGAGCCGACGTCCGACGTGACGGCACCGAGGTCCGCCGCCGCGTGAGCCTGACGGGTCAGTTCGCCTCGGTGGACGAGGACCTGACCGGCCTGGAGAACCTCGTGCTCGTCGCCAGGCTGCTCGGCTTCCGACGTGACGCCGCGACCGACCGCGCCCGACAGCTCCTCGACGCCTTCGATCTGGCCGACGCGGCCGGCCGGCAGGTCAAGAAGTACTCCGGGGGCATGCGGCGGCGCCTCGACATCGCCGCTTCGATCGTGGTCACCCCCGACCTGCTCTTCCTCGACGAGCCCACGACCGGCCTCGACCCGCGCAGCCGCGGGCAGGTCTGGGACATCGTGCGGGCGCTGGTCACCGGCGGCACGACCGTGCTGCTGACCACCCAGTACCTCGACGAAGCGGACAAGCTCGCCGACCGGATCGCGGTCATCGACCACGGCCGCGTGATCGCCGAGGGCACCAGCGGCGATCTCAAGGCGTCCGTCGGCGGTGGGGCCCTGCACGTCAGGCTCCGCGACGCGGACCAGCGGCCGGCCGCCGAGGGGCTCCTGGCCGACGCGCTCGGCGTGCCGGTGCAGCGTGAGGCCGACCCGGTCGCCCTCGCCGCGCGGGTCACCGACCCGAGCCGGGTCGCCCACGCGCTGACCCGACTGGCGGACGCGGGCGTGGCCACCACCGAGTTCGCGCTCGGTCAGCCGAGCCTCGACGAGGTGTTCCTCGCGCTGACCGGCCGACCCGCCGAACCGACCACCGAGACGGAGGACGCCCGATGA
- the moeB gene encoding molybdopterin-synthase adenylyltransferase MoeB gives MVPPLPPVVDRRAPLTHDEIARYSRHLIIPDVGMPGQERLKAAKVLLVGTGGLGSPLALYLAAAGVGTIGLVDDDVVDASNLQRQIIHGTSDIGSHKVDSARRSILEINPFVEVVEHRTYLTSENALEVLRGYDLVIDGTDNFPTRYLVNDACVLLGIPNVYGSIFRFEGQLSVFWGAQGPCYRCMFPEPPPPGMVPNCAEGGVLGIMAGHIGTAQGIEAIKLIAGIGEPMVGRLGLYDALEQRWTYVKVNKDPACPVCGSEPTITELIDYEDFCGMPAHDRGEATDVLDLADLEILPTEYAEIAEKPDVVLLDVREPHEFEINRIPGAILIPKDDLPSKLAELDPTSEYVVHCKGGVRSLESTQLLRGAGFRARSMRGGIDLYARQVDDSIPIY, from the coding sequence GTGGTCCCGCCCCTGCCACCCGTCGTCGATCGGCGCGCGCCGCTGACCCACGACGAGATCGCGCGCTACAGCCGTCACCTGATCATCCCGGACGTCGGGATGCCGGGTCAGGAGCGGCTCAAGGCCGCCAAGGTGCTGCTCGTGGGCACCGGCGGCCTCGGTTCGCCGTTGGCGCTCTACCTCGCCGCGGCCGGCGTCGGCACCATCGGCCTGGTCGACGACGACGTGGTGGACGCCTCCAACCTGCAGCGCCAGATCATCCACGGCACCTCCGACATCGGCAGCCACAAGGTCGACTCCGCGCGCCGTTCGATCCTCGAGATCAACCCCTTCGTCGAGGTGGTCGAGCACCGCACCTACCTGACCTCCGAGAACGCGCTGGAGGTCCTGCGCGGCTACGACCTGGTGATCGACGGGACCGACAACTTCCCGACCCGCTACCTGGTCAACGACGCCTGCGTGCTCCTCGGCATCCCGAACGTGTACGGGTCGATCTTCCGCTTCGAGGGCCAGCTGAGCGTCTTCTGGGGCGCGCAGGGTCCCTGCTACCGCTGCATGTTCCCCGAACCGCCGCCGCCGGGGATGGTCCCCAACTGCGCCGAGGGCGGCGTCCTCGGGATCATGGCCGGCCACATCGGGACCGCGCAGGGCATCGAGGCCATCAAGCTGATCGCCGGCATCGGCGAGCCGATGGTCGGACGCCTCGGGCTGTACGACGCGCTCGAGCAGCGCTGGACCTACGTGAAGGTCAACAAGGATCCGGCGTGCCCGGTGTGCGGCTCCGAGCCGACCATCACCGAGCTGATCGACTACGAGGACTTCTGCGGCATGCCGGCCCACGACCGGGGCGAGGCCACCGACGTGCTCGACCTCGCCGACCTCGAGATCCTGCCGACCGAGTACGCCGAGATCGCCGAGAAGCCGGACGTGGTGCTGCTCGACGTGCGTGAGCCCCACGAGTTCGAGATCAACCGCATCCCGGGCGCGATCCTGATCCCGAAGGACGACCTGCCGTCGAAGCTGGCCGAGCTCGATCCCACCAGCGAGTACGTCGTGCACTGCAAGGGCGGGGTCCGGTCGCTCGAGTCGACCCAGCTGCTGCGTGGGGCCGGGTTCCGCGCCCGCTCGATGCGCGGCGGCATCGACCTGTACGCCCGCCAGGTCGACGACTCGATCCCGATCTACTGA
- a CDS encoding AI-2E family transporter codes for MTDADQTGPPQPTRLWTIGRTAWALLGIAAVVLALGYVASAIAIVLIPTVLALFPATLLAPIADRLCRRGVSPGLSALLTLLLGLVVFFGVLAGAIALVIAQLPELLESAAEGVGQIEGFLEDDPLGIGVEGFADVADLVQEQLGEAGDLAPQAATAAVFAVEFVVGLLLMFVVLFFYLKDGRRLRDAIVTTFPRARRPVVGEALDRSWDTLSGYLRGQLLVAAVDAFFIGVGLVILGVPLALPLAILVLFGGLFPIVGAVVTGALAVLVALADGGLTTGLIVAGIVLAVQQLESNVLEPYILGRSIRLHPLVVLTSIAAAASVFGILGAFLAVPAAAITARVVDLLRDRDEATADAGAG; via the coding sequence GTGACCGACGCCGACCAGACCGGTCCCCCGCAGCCGACCCGGCTGTGGACGATCGGCCGGACGGCGTGGGCGCTGCTCGGGATCGCCGCGGTGGTCCTCGCCCTCGGGTACGTGGCCTCCGCCATCGCGATCGTGCTCATCCCCACGGTGCTCGCGCTGTTCCCCGCGACGTTGCTCGCACCGATCGCGGACCGGTTGTGCCGCCGAGGTGTCTCCCCGGGACTGTCGGCCCTGCTGACCCTGCTGCTCGGTCTCGTCGTCTTCTTCGGGGTGCTGGCGGGAGCCATCGCCCTCGTGATCGCCCAGCTGCCCGAGCTGCTGGAGTCCGCGGCCGAAGGCGTCGGCCAGATCGAGGGGTTCCTGGAGGACGATCCGCTCGGTATCGGCGTGGAGGGGTTCGCCGACGTGGCCGACCTCGTCCAGGAACAGCTCGGGGAAGCGGGCGACCTCGCGCCGCAGGCCGCGACCGCAGCGGTGTTCGCCGTCGAGTTCGTCGTCGGCCTGCTGCTGATGTTCGTCGTGCTGTTCTTCTACCTCAAGGACGGTCGGCGCCTGCGCGACGCCATCGTGACCACGTTCCCCCGGGCACGGCGGCCGGTGGTCGGCGAGGCCCTGGACCGGTCGTGGGACACGCTGTCCGGCTACCTACGCGGGCAGCTGCTGGTGGCGGCCGTCGACGCGTTCTTCATCGGCGTCGGCCTCGTGATCCTCGGGGTCCCGCTGGCCCTGCCCCTCGCCATCCTGGTGCTGTTCGGGGGGCTGTTCCCCATCGTCGGTGCCGTCGTGACCGGCGCGCTGGCCGTGCTCGTCGCCCTCGCCGACGGCGGGCTGACCACGGGGCTGATCGTCGCCGGGATCGTCCTGGCGGTCCAGCAGCTCGAGAGCAACGTGCTCGAGCCCTACATCCTCGGCAGGAGCATCCGGCTGCACCCGCTGGTGGTGCTGACCAGCATCGCGGCCGCCGCGTCCGTCTTCGGCATCCTCGGCGCGTTCCTCGCCGTCCCGGCCGCGGCCATCACGGCGCGGGTCGTCGACCTGCTCCGGGACCGCGACGAGGCCACAGCGGACGCGGGGGCGGGCTAG
- a CDS encoding ABC transporter ATP-binding protein has product MLAIEGLTVRYGDTVAVDDVTLHTAPGEVLVVLGPSGCGKSTLLRAVAGLEPPTSGTIRLDGQDLDGRRPDQREIGLAFQDHALFPHRSVADNVAFGPRMRGWSSEEVRRRVEEVLATVDLAGFGERRVTELSGGEAQRVALARALAPRPRLLMLDEPLGSLDRALRDRLLVELPRVFAESGATVVHVTHDQDEALTLADRVAVLRRGRLVQIGTPDELWRAPADAGVARFLGQHQLLPGVAEDGQVTTSLGVLPAATPHRGEVTVLLLPGALELAPDGPIRGEVVARRFAGDHHVVHVATTPGLEVTVPVRGTRGPRVGDQVRLEIDPLELHVLPGRA; this is encoded by the coding sequence GACGTTGCACACGGCACCGGGTGAGGTGCTCGTCGTCCTCGGTCCGTCCGGCTGCGGCAAGTCGACGTTGCTGCGGGCCGTCGCCGGCCTCGAGCCCCCGACGTCCGGGACCATCCGGCTCGACGGGCAGGACCTCGACGGCCGACGTCCCGACCAACGCGAGATCGGCCTGGCCTTCCAGGACCACGCGCTCTTCCCGCACCGCTCGGTCGCCGACAACGTCGCGTTCGGACCCCGCATGCGCGGGTGGTCGTCCGAGGAGGTCCGACGCCGGGTCGAGGAGGTGCTCGCGACGGTCGACCTCGCAGGGTTCGGCGAGCGCCGCGTCACCGAACTGTCGGGAGGCGAGGCCCAACGCGTGGCGCTCGCGCGGGCCCTCGCGCCCCGGCCCCGGCTGCTGATGCTCGACGAACCGCTCGGCTCGCTGGACCGGGCCCTGCGCGACCGGCTGCTGGTCGAACTGCCCCGCGTGTTCGCCGAGTCCGGGGCGACGGTCGTCCACGTCACCCACGATCAGGACGAGGCGCTGACGCTGGCCGATCGCGTGGCGGTCCTCCGGCGCGGTCGGCTGGTGCAGATCGGCACCCCTGACGAGCTCTGGCGAGCACCCGCCGACGCGGGCGTCGCCCGCTTCCTCGGTCAACACCAGCTCCTCCCCGGCGTGGCCGAGGACGGCCAGGTCACCACCTCGCTCGGTGTCCTGCCCGCCGCGACCCCGCACCGCGGCGAGGTGACCGTGCTCCTGCTGCCCGGTGCGCTCGAGCTCGCCCCCGACGGCCCGATCCGAGGTGAGGTCGTGGCTCGCCGGTTCGCCGGCGACCACCACGTCGTCCACGTGGCCACGACACCCGGCCTCGAGGTCACGGTCCCCGTCCGCGGCACCAGAGGCCCCAGGGTGGGCGACCAGGTGCGGCTCGAGATCGATCCGCTCGAGCTGCACGTCCTGCCGGGCCGAGCCTGA